The Clavelina lepadiformis chromosome 3, kaClaLepa1.1, whole genome shotgun sequence region TGACATGGCCTTACAGCCTTCAATATAACAACTTATAGGCCTTCTGTTGGGTATTCCTGAACCGACAATGTTTTTTTCCACTTGTAAATTGCTACCTGCTAATAGTGTGTTTACTATTTATAGTGCCAAGTATAACAATTGTCAATCATCCATGGATAGAGGTGTTAAACATACGGTGTTGAAAAACAAGGGAAATCTTCGCCAAAAAAGCAAAGTAAGATTTCGTTACAGCAAATGGGGTGCTTGGCTGCAATGCTcataatttgcatttttaattggGTTTCGCCATTTTTATGCTATAGTGGTATATTACTGCTACTGTATATTTATCGCTTATTGGTGTTTATTTCATTCCAAGaacacttaaataaaaaaggctataggcctaaatttttcaaattaccGTTTATTACGGGAGTACTGAACTACTTGTGCTTGGTAAGATAAATGTAAGCTTGAGAAACAACCAATAGCCTAAATACAAGCCATATATGTAACTATATGTATTTATATTAAAGCTTAAAAATGAATTCAGTCATAGacctttttcaaattttaataaaatcactATAGAAATATATCATCGACTAAGTAGGCCCATATGAAATCGTTGCAGCTGCTTAGTTAGTTTACTTTTACAAGCATCGGCGGGACTGTATGGTTGCAAGAGTTACAATAGGCTTACGCTACCACGCCGAAGTCAGCAATAATCGCAGAGTGAATCGAGGCATCTTGAGCTTGGAGTGAAAGTCTCAgtgaaattcaaaatttccCATTATATGACATACTATTAAAGCCGACGAAGGGCAGCTGATCGTTTACGTTTGAGGTAACACATTGAAGGCGCTATAGGTGGCATTTATTCCAGGACAAACTGGTAGTTGTTTCAAGCTACGTCACGGCTCAAATCGTATTAAAAAGTAACTTCTTCTGACTAAATTGAGCGACAAAGGCTGAATTCTACCTGATGCATAAACTTGTGACTAGCATATCCGTAAGAGGACTAACCAGCAATTTCGTTTCAGTGGAACTTGACTCATTGAATTCTTAAGTAGGCATATAAATTGTGTTTCGTAGGGAATCTATTGCATGACTACTGAAGTAGTTTAAGTGCGACCCAAAGCTGTCTTTTGGTCATTCTTACAGGTCTAGGAAGCCTGATAGAATGTAATGAAGAATGCAAATAATAGACTACAGTATTACTGTCCCTTGGGCAAGTCACCTTTTTCGTCAGAAGACAACATATAGAGGCTCACAACCTACATGTTCAATTCAGAAAAAATGCCTTATTTTTACTTTAGCTATGAGGTTGAGTAACTTGCCCAGTCCATGACTTTGAACAAGGTGGTGTGAAGATTTTTTTGTGGaggtataggctatataagacaaaaaggcaaacagttcTTAGGCTATTTAGCATTACCAAGAAACCTGAAACGCAATTTGTGTAATTATAGTCTATACACGTCGCCTTAAtcttaaatattattttttatcactGAAGCCGAGGAAAGTCTTGTGCTAGACGAAGAATTTCAGAAAAGTCTTTATAGGTAATTTGTCATTGTTACGTACAGAATTTACTTCTGAAAAACTTCAGCTTTTAGTAATAATTCCTTGATGAAAGTCAAAAGAGTTCGAGCAGAAAAGTGCAGGCTGGTTGTCCAACCACAAAACGTTGTTCTCGGTTATCATGGCTTTAAACGTGTTTTTGTCACGGTTgcttttttttgttgaaaagagAAAATATCTCAGTTAGAATAACAGAGGTTAGATATATTTTTACAGCGCGCATACACGTTTAGGTTAGGGATAGAGCGTGCGACACTAAATAAAACGTATATGATACCCAGTAGGATCCTTTAACGAGAAGCGGGAATAGCTTTAGGTGTCTTGTAACATGCGTCGTTCGTGAAAGGGCGTTATGAGTGTGAAGAAGGATAAACCAATGTGGAAGATTAAgatattttggaaataaaGTAACGCATGAGTTACGAAATAGCTAAACTAAGACAAAATAATCAAGGAAAGCACTACTGTATTCACATACCACTTTGtgtaaaactatttaaaaagCCGCATTTGCCGTAATCTGACGTAGTCGTGTCACGCCAATTGCGGTTGCAATAGGCCTGTACGTGCGCGCCAGCCTATGCACAAGATGTCTTCACATCTACTATAAATAACGCAACGCTAGACACATAGCGTTCAGTTCTTGCAAAACGTGTTGTGTTACGTGCTAATATAGTCTGGTATAATATGGATTGAGTCACTTAAAAGCGCGCATATAGCGTAATGCTACCAATGAATCAGAAAAACATTGGTcattcattttgaaaaaacatacGCAGAAATATTCTACCAGGATAGACAGTATACTATGGCAAGTACTTAAGATGcaaactgaaataaatttttaatgggTTATGGAAAGCGGCATTGATCGAGTGTTGCCATATCCGCAAATAACGGGAGATTTGGGCCTACCTTTGGAAGGAATGTTTCCGGCCTATTGCAAATCTATTTGCATGCAGTAAGCTTTTCAGTACTGTAAAGACTTGAGTTACTTTTCGACGAACGTTTATCATTTTACTGTATGGGGGTGAACGATTAAGTGCATGATTTCAGCTAGCGTGCGTTTTCTGCAATTAATCAATGaatgtcattttttcaaataatttagcAATGAATTTCGacatttatactttttgtagGAGCTTTATAGCCGACCCAATCATATTTGGGCTGCTTGACATTAGCTAGATCGTAAAGCGTTAGGCCCTTGTCATTCTTGTTAATGCATTGGATAGAAAAGCATACGTTAGTACGGAGTTTTGGCGGTTATTTGTACGCGGCTGTAGAATTTTATGACTTCAAAAGATTGCAGTTCATGTAAGGACAGAAGGGTAATTGTACTTGTCGACAGTAAGGCGAGAGCAGTCTTGGATGAGGCAGAGCCATAAAAGTGGAAGTAGGCTACATTTGGTTTCTCTCTTTAGTTGCAGTTTGATCCCGAGTTTCTTCTTCATACCTGCAGCTAAGATTGTGTAACTTCTGCTAAGTTTGTATACGCGCCATTCAGGCAAGTATTAAGGTTTCAGTTTGGTGGTTGGAAGTCGCTTTCAGTATGGGAGCGGAAAAAAGCAAAGCATTTGGAAACGGAGACATCAGCGAAGAGGATCTGCGGATTTTAACAAACCTAACTCCCGATGAACTCAGACAGATCTATGATAACTTTATGAAGGTGAGTGTACAGTTAAATAAAATCACATCTAAATCACGTACCATAGGAAGGAAACGTGATACATCAAGCAGGTGCTGCTTCTATTCCCATGCGTACGATTGCTCGTGCTTCTTTATAGTGTATTTATTTGTACATccgaaataaattttgttaagcCTGTGTTCGTTTGTACAAAAATTAACCCGTGACATCACGTAACACAAACttgcaaaattatttgaaatgagaataatttgaatttgttGAGGAGTCGACGTCGGGGCAAATGGATCGCCAGCAATTCGAAGACTTTTACGAGCACTTTTTCTGCAACGACAAGAACAAGAAATTCGTCGATCACCTGTTTAGAACTTTCGATTTCAATGGAGACGGTAAGATATGGACGGTGTTTTTAGGTCTATGACTGCTCGTACCATTCTGTCAACAGCATGCGCGAACGTTGCACGCATTTGCATCTGCTGTTTACGTTATCACACCCACATACTGGCAAGAAAGACATGGATATTTTTGGACGCATCCGGCGCACAAGAACTACGTAAAATACAGGTTTCACGACTCATAGTTCTGTCGACGCACGCACGCAATACGTCAATCGGTTCCGTCTAAAATCACGTTGAATACTATAAACCACAGTAGGCCTATCAAGGAAAAtctattttcaaaatttaaatgttgAGAGGACATAGTACGGTAAGAGAACCCTAAGCCCGGTCTTTTTTTAGAAGGAAATATAATCAGTACGATTTACTTGTTATCTGGTGCCATTTGCTGTTTATAAAAGCTATAAGCAATTTTCTTTGACGCTAGATGCTTGCTTGCTTGCACAAAGCTGCCTGATCTTTTGTGACTTGATTGGGGAATTTTCACTTTGACTTCTGTGGCATGCAGTACTAGTAGGTTCTCGCTCATGACATTGCGTTCTATCATAATGAATAATAAGCgatatatttgtttattaatatACAGTGAGACACAATTCAAACCTGCTTTAAGCTGACAAGGAGTACATTTTTGACGAAAGTGCAAAACTAGGCTGCTGGTCTCTCAAGTGAACTTATATAATAACTCACTATGGAAACCAGTTGCAACTGACAAAAGCACATGGCAAAGCAATGCGGAAAAAATAGAGAGATTAAAGAAAGCTGCCAAAGTGAACACTGAAACACGTCGATCTTATCATTCcctttgtttaaatttagtCTATGGGCCTACAATAAATACTACTTGAACTATCTGCAACATTTGTTATAAATGTTGCGTGCATGGTTGCAAAATATGACTCACAGACTTCTGACCCCCCCATAAAATTGCCCCTTTTTATTCCCTTCATTTCTAGACTCCTGCTTTACTAAATGCGTAAACGTGAATGGGCGCAGAGGGCATTTAATAAGAAAAAATGTTCGAAATATGTTTAATGAAAGCAACAAATAGTAACTTTTTGTGCGTCGTTTACATCAAAACGCCACCCTTGCGACCAAAGAAAGGAGTTACCTAAGCGGCCATGACCAAAGTAGGACTAAATGTTGCTTGATTagaagtttcatttttttatcgACTTGATTTAGACATCAATTATGACGGGTTTAATGCTACTGCATTTGATTTTATTACTACTGTACTTGCTTAATCTGACGTTAGCTTTATTGCAATTGGGTTTTTAGGGGTCCTTTGCAATCCAGTCAACCACTAATAAATTATACTTGGCGCTTAAACAGAGGTTCTAGGTATCATAAATAGCAAAATTGCGCCAGGGTTTGTAAACATGCTCATTTTTTTCATCCAACTTGTAACTTTTCGCTCAGTTGAATGAACAACGTTAAAATGTGCACAGCAGAACGTCACCAGTCCACCACTAGCATTGCAGACATATCCATTACGCACTatcagttttaaaattgtttcagtTGCGCTTGCAAGCACAAATAGCTTTAATTAGCACGTTatactatttttgttttgatgccATTGTTTTATTGGCGAATCATCATCCAAAAAGCAAAGCACATCACATGCACAAActatttaaaatactgtacagtatttaacATGAATTGGCATGATTTAGCTATACATAGCTGTTTTAGGTCTGCCAGGTATCTATAACCGCAAGCTTTTCAGACCACACGCATATATAGGATGGTGTTATTTTGAGTCGATACATATGGCCGTTTTTGTGGTGGCTGTGACTTTATCTTTAGTTATATCGTGTTTTTCGCCGGGAAACTATGTTTTTAAGGCTCTGCTGGAAATGTGGCCCAGTCCATTGTGGCTTATAAAGTCGATTATGTGGAGTAGTTACTAGCTGACGGCATTTTGACTGCATCAAGGTTGTGCAAATCGTACAAATGcttttttgcttaatttttacGCTTGAAAATCAATActattttgcatattttcacCGGCACTGCCAACTTGTTAATACGATACTTTGCTAAGGTACACAAAGCCGGTAAGTAATTGTATTAATGTTCTGGTAGTGGATATGTAAACAGGTTTAGTATTATTGACCATCCTATATGCACGTTTATGAATTATCGCATAAATCAGAAACAATTCAGATAATGGTAACCGTCCGGTGAATGTTTTGCATAGTTgcacatttaaacaaatttaggATAGGCCTAGCTACCCTGCAATAGCCGACCCAGCAACCATTAAAGGCGTCGTTAAATTTAGACCGTACGCACGAACTTAACTCCTCGAACGGAACGACACCGGTTTTAAATTACGAAGCGTCACGGATATTAAGACGGGTTATTTTTGGCTAATGCAAGCCATCATTGTTAATCGCACGCAAGTGCCATCAGCCAAGTGAATCACGTCAGCAAATAACGTAAACTTCGTTTACTTGCGTATACACtatttttgtatatacttTGGCTGATTTAACTGCGTTTCTTTTTCGTGATACTTCCGACGTAAATAGAGTGGTTCTGTGTTTGGATTCGCGCTGTGAAACTAATATTTCATTAAGATATTGAATATTTGTTCATGTTGATGTACGTAATGTCATGCTTATTGGGAGCTACATGAGTGAGTTATCAGTTATTGTTACTATTAGTATCGCCTGGTGGACCTTCTACTATCAGCTACGATgctatatactatatagcGTCTGCCAAATTTGAATGTATTGCAAGACTTGGTTAATAATTTCGGGGATAAGAGCCGGTTTAAAAAGTATGCTtggttatttgtttttttgttttaacagtGATGTTTGACAGCTTAGAGATATACATGACTAACTGTTATCCGTCTTCTccgaaaaaagaaacacatttgCCTCTGTCTTGGTGCAGTTCGAACAACAAAGACATCGAAACATATGTTATTCGCCTCTACCAGTTTCCTGGTTTCTTATCCAAAACATGACTTTGGCTAACTGTCATGTGATTTCTTATTCAGCTACTTGTTTGCAGATGAAGTTGGTTACATGCTACATAGATATTTGGTCATCTAATTCTTCTTAAATAATGGTATCCACAGATATTCAATTAGTGACCAGGCAACTCACTTCACGCCGGTTTCGCCTCTTCACAAGCTTTGTTTCGCATTCTTATTGTTTACATTCGCGCACTAGGATGTACAGTATGTtaatttgaaagcaaacttCTAAAATTAACATTACGAACATATAAGTTATAGGATATTCCGTCATATGCCAGGAAATACAGTTTTCAAGGAATCGCAACCGTCGCTGTATCAATCAAACGACTTAATTCTAGCGCACAAAAGGGTTATCCCAAGAATGGAAGTGGTTCCTATTTTTTAATCGAAATTCTATTCACCTTGAAATGGAATCAATGTTCATTATAGACAAAATCGATAGACTTAACGAAAACCGCTTTCATGAAGTTTAGAAAATCTTTCGCCGTGCCATTCTTTGCGGTTTTTGTCTACGAGTTTTCTGTCATGACGAAAAATCACTCTCATCTGCTTTCTCTCCATGTCGCTCTTTTTTGTAACTGTCCAGGGAGTGTTCTCTGCTGATTAACTTTATCCTAAGTGACATTGCTTGTGGGGCACTGTCATGAAGTTGAGACGATCCTTCCGACAAACGAATTACCATAGATTGCGGTTACAGCGGTTAGAATTTGACACTGGTTTTAATTGGATCAGCCTAAAGCAATTGTATTTACCAATAATCTTAATTATAATATACTTTTCCGGAAGGTGCATTTTGGTTTCCTGATTTGTCATACGCTATAATGTTTTACAAATAACTATGTCTTTAGGTGGAAAGCAAAGCTCGGAAATTCGTCAGTAGCTTTGCCTGAAGCATATGAATTTTGGTTTTTGTGCAAGCCGCCAAAGTGGTAGTAAAAATTTCAGTAAATTTTTTCGCTTTATTCGGACTGTTTTAGGCCTTAAAGGGCTTTGCACAGTAGCATAGCGTTCGCTAATAGATTTAAATGAGCTACGTTAATTGGCATGCTGTTCTGTTTCTGTTTAAAATTCGATCTTTTCGCCGCTCATCTCGCATTGTTGAACTTGAACGAGAGCTTCCCTTGGGAAGCtcgataatttaattaaagtaTTTGATGAAGTCAGCCATTAGAAGAATAATTCATGTTATCAGAGTGTCAGTGTTTCATTAGTGGTCATTAAACGCAAAATTTGTTGATATGCtgctataaatttatttggttTTCTGTTCGGGATAATTTTTacgcaaacaaaaaaaaaattaaagcgaTTTCTATGTCAGATAATTAGTCGGTACAAGCTAGCAAAAAGATAGAGTGACACATTTTTAGCGTTCGAATCATCACACTGGCTGCTAATGAAATGCAACAGTGATCTTTAACAGGTCTTACGACTGTTTTATTACCTCATGTCAATAAATCAAACGAGAAAAACACTGAAAACCTTTTCACATTTCCCATGTGTTTTTTCTTAATCTTTGCCGTATTGGATGTTTTTCGTCAACGAAGAACGTTAGTTATAAAAACGTAGGAATATATGTTGCATAAAAGAAATTCTTGAAATTTATTAACATGCACAGCATTCGTTGTTCCTCCTTAttatattttgaccttttgtgTCTATTTTTAGGTAAAGTgaattttaaagaatttgTCTGTGGATTATCGGTCACCACAAGGGGAACTCCCGACGAAAAACTAACTTGGACCTTTAACGTATATGACGTCAATCAAGATGGGACAATCACACTTGACGAAATGAATGAAATTATGCGGGTAAGAGTTGAAGTCTGCTAAAAGTCTAACGCAAGCCCGTATACAATTTGCCTCGGtttagttgttgttgttgtttggtGACCTTGAAAATGATAATGCTGCTTTTCAAATTATCAGGCTATTTATGCCATAAATGGAATTACTGAATCGGAACAATTAAGGTTTGGAAACGAAGCTTTTGAAGGCTTAGACGCCAATGGGGATGGTGAGATATTCTAAGACAATACTGAACTTAAATGCCAAATAGGTCATCTACTGTATACTttttttttactatttttatgcATATATAACTTAAATATGTAACATCTGCAATTGTTGCTGACAACCACATAAATTAGAAAAACTAAGATCTATAAGTAACGAGACTTTACTACGCAAAATTCCACATATAAAACTTAATGTGATCATATTTACTATTTTCTTAGGGTATTACTATAGCTACTTATGCCGGCGGGAATGACAAAAGTTTCAGCTTTTCAGCTTTTCTTACAGGTTACATATCCGTGTCTGAGTTTGTTAAAGGAGTAAAAAGAGACAAACGGCTGGTTGAATTTCTGGATAAAACGGTTGTTACGGTCACGAAATAACGACAAACCGCCGCTTATCGTTCACTTTTCTAATCCTTCGCACCACTTGAGGACGACGAAATACTTATCGCCGTGCTCTATGACTTGACATGATActtttagaatttttttaacatcaaCGTAACCAGTTAGAATACAATGAAGAAACGATGAACAATAATACCGGTGAATTATCTTACAATCTATGAGCATAGTATTGGCTTAATTACTCACCTACCTTTAAGGTGATTTATTTAATTACATACCCCCGAGTTATATCATTATTTTTctattgtttctttttgtatttttgcaagTACTATACGTCTGTTTAATTGATGTACGCCATCATGATTTATTCTTTGCAACGTTGATGCTCTAAcgcagggcttctcaaacttttttgttctgcgaccccattttgaaaaagatatttctATGCGACCCCATTATGGGGACATTCACGTTAATGACATTAAAACGGGGTTAGTTCTTTTGTCTATTAAGACTAGGGTTAATtaggatatcaataatttattaatataatatatgataatatatattatatattaatatatctATTCCATCTTCATAACTACAAGTAAATCCATTATTGCAAAAATGAGTcattatattttctttttctttctgaCTTATctattgttttctttgtgCTTCCATTGTTACCACATGAATCTACGAAGCCTAACCACTGATCCATACTAAATTAATCTTGTAACTGCTTTAAACTTTAGCCTAGGTTCCTTCAGAAACTAGTTACTAGGCTACTCTGAAATCGTAATGCGAGCGGTAAGGTTACTTTTGGTCAGCACGTTACAGCAATGATAGCGTAACAATGCATCAATTGTTACGATTGGTTATATTTTATCGTTCGACATTTCACACCAACGGTTGCGGTCAATCCgtcaaaaacacatttcttgGAAATGGATAGCCTATTaacatgacaataaaaatatttaatagccTTTTTCCATGTGCACAGGCCGGGCTGGTTGTAAAGTCATCAAGGACCGCTTACATAACGGCCCTAAAATGCAGTCATTTCCAtgtgattttttgaaaaacttggccACTTCAGATTGACATCATGGCAAGACTACAACCTACCGGCACTAGACTAAAATTACGACCCCAAAATTTCATTACGCGACCCCAtttggggtcgcgacccatagtttgagaagccctgctCTAACGTACGCACGTGGCGACTGAAATAGCCTAtacatttttattgttgttttatatCGGGTTTATCCTTTATCAGGATGGCCATAAGTGTATTTCATATTCATGTATAGACTGAATGTAGTGGCTGCGTTCAGTATTTAACGTTGTTTTTGCGATCTGTAAACCCCTCAGAAATGGGAtcatttttgtaattaattaattacgaAATGGAATTTTACATTGTTTTCATTGTATTACGTTGGACTTTTCATACGAACAGGTCCTGATCATTGTAAATTGCTGCATCCAGGAATCCTTCCTGGTGCTTTGTGTTGATGTGTATGAACGCATTGGTGTATTTTGAATATCTTTTTCActggaatttttaattgcttCTACTTTCTATTAGCTAATAATTTCTAATGATGCGTCTAAGACAAGAAATATCACAATAGTGGTTTCATGTTAACGCCAATTTAATACACAATACTTTTTAGAAAGAAATCAATAAACAATGATCTATATATTATGACATGCCATAAGCCAATTTTTACTGCTTAGCAGAGCGTTGCGTTTGTACTTGACTGAACTCTGCGTATGGCAAAActagaaataaaatatgctaatactgtttgtatttttcttacACACCAAGTTGAGTTGTTTTACTCCTTTTTCGACTTTTACTTTTATACCAGTGATGACATCAATGGCACGTCTGTGGTACAGCCAGAATTATGCATCCTTGAATGGTTCGATATATTGCACCTCGAATGCTTGCCTTATTACAGCGTGTTCAACAGTGTGCGGTAATCTCGACACTGTGGAGGGCTTTCTCGTAATCTATAATGACCTGGATGAACAACGGTAACCTCAACTTTTTCGTTCGACTATAAATCACTGTATTTGTGTTAGAATAGAAATGTGGTCTATGCCTCTATGGCATTGTAGTCCTGCCAAAATCTGGTTTGTTCTTTTGGTTGTTGTTCGTCGAAATAGTCTGTTGAAGATTACCTTCGTGAACATTTTGTTACACTTGACACAGTTAGGAATATATGGGCCGATATATCTTCAGCAGGTATGCTCTGTCGTCCTCCGTCTATACCAAGATAGTATTCGAACTTTTCCATTGTTTCTGCCTTATCTAAGTAGTGTGCGAGGATCTTCCAGAGTTGCTCTCAGTCTGACTACAAAATCTCAGATGTTATACCTTTTTAGCCGGTATTTTATCGTTTTGCTTGCGCAAGGATTGAACTGCATCTACGCGAGCAACAAAGGCGACTTCAAAGATCTCCAAGAAACTGGGAATcttgaattgaaaataacaaatgGAAGTGGGTGGATGAATAGACCAAGATCCAGGGTAGACTAGAGGGCGCACTGTCAGTCTTTGACCAGTGGTGCCAAAACGACACTCGACAGACCGTTCGTTCAATGTTCTCAACTTCATTTGACAAAATTATGGCCAATTTTACTTAGTGtttgtgcaaaaagtttagCAAGTAAACTTTAGCCTGTCACtttttcaccggaaaaatcgttttttagtaggctatagtattttttcataatttcttGTTAAATTTGCAATGTATAGTAGCAtaatctaatctaaatcttCGTTTTAATCTACGTTAGCTAAACCCTAAACCGcttaaatcgactttttgcataccaaaTAAAAAAGCTTAAGTAAGCCCTTCAGCTATCGAAATTCGTACCAAACGATGAACAAAAGCCCCAGAGGTGGAGTGAGACTGGGTGGGGTCCATGGCTTAAATTGAGCCAGAAGCCCCTTCACagagaaataaaagaaaatgccCGACGTTAAATTTTCTTAATGAATACACAAAGACGTAgtgtttaataaaaacatactTTATCATCAAAAAACGACAGACACCAAAATTAAATCATACCTGTCGTTATAAGTACTTGTTTTCCAACGCGTTATCGGGCCCTTCAAAAATCTGGGGACCCTGGCCGCAGCTTTGTCAGCCATCCCCTTAATCCGCCACTGGAAAGCCTGTCCAAAGCGTCCATGTTCCTTGCGGTTCATTCAATTTGGCTAGTATTTCCTGGAAACTATGGGAATATTTCATGAGTGTTAGAAAAGAGAAGTTGAAAAGCGATGTTGGCCAAGCGTGACGGTTCTAAGTGATAGAAGGCTCACTGCTCACATTCTGCTGTGCTGCGACTTCTCGTTGCTGTGAGTAGGCAATTGATAGGTGaactttattataaatttgccAGAAGGCATACTTACTCGACGAATAGATTTAATATAATAGGTGGCTCAGAAAAACAGAAAAGTCTTTATCAAAGCTGCATTGAACAAACCTCAAGagttgttatattttgttaacATACTTCGATCATCTGTTTAACGCACACCACAAAATGGGACAAACTAACGGTACGCTAAAGCCGAAAGCAGTAGAAGATTTGATGCGAATGACGGATTTTAATGATAAGGAACTAAACCAATGGTACCAGGAGTTTCAAAAGGTAAGCTTTGAAAGTGTTTCAAAATATCTTTGCTCTAGTTACGATCTACGAAATAAGTTGACCTGAAAAGTGAAAGCGGTATTTTATTGTTGTATAGCTCCATAGTGTGTTCTTAATTGCCGCAATATATATCCGAGGGCCCTATACGTACCAAGCATGAAACAAATAGCATGATTGAAAATATTATGGGTTGCAGTtataaaaactgttttgtaCCAAAAGTATTACCGTACATTTACATTCTTTTAAACCTGCAATGACGAGCAACCTTGCTTAAAAACCTCAACTTCAGCACCTCATGAACGCGTTAGCAACGTACTGGCTCCAGTTATACACAAATAAGCTTATTTGTACTTGT contains the following coding sequences:
- the LOC143449684 gene encoding neurocalcin-like isoform X2 — its product is MGAEKSKAFGNGDISEEDLRILTNLTPDELRQIYDNFMKSTSGQMDRQQFEDFYEHFFCNDKNKKFVDHLFRTFDFNGDGKVNFKEFVCGLSVTTRGTPDEKLTWTFNVYDVNQDGTITLDEMNEIMRAIYAINGITESEQLRFGNEAFEGLDANGDGYISVSEFVKGVKRDKRLVEFLDKTVVTVTK
- the LOC143449684 gene encoding neurocalcin-like isoform X1 codes for the protein MGAEKSKAFGNGDISEEDLRILTNLTPDELRQIYDNFMKESTSGQMDRQQFEDFYEHFFCNDKNKKFVDHLFRTFDFNGDGKVNFKEFVCGLSVTTRGTPDEKLTWTFNVYDVNQDGTITLDEMNEIMRAIYAINGITESEQLRFGNEAFEGLDANGDGYISVSEFVKGVKRDKRLVEFLDKTVVTVTK